A region of the Roseiflexus sp. RS-1 genome:
AGCAGGTCGAGACCACCGAAAACGGGTCGAGTCAGATTGAACCGGCAGAAAGGTGATGGACCAGCGGTGGTGACGTGCGTGTATGGCATCGATTCTGGCTGAGGCCGCCAACGCCTTAGCTGAAAGGAGCGGCATATGGCGATGACCCTGATACCGAAGACGACAGCTGGCGTCGGGAAAACGATCCTGAGCGTCCGCAATCTGCGTAAACTCTTCAAAACGCCCGAAGGCAACGATCTGCTGGTGCTCGACAACATCAATCTGGACCTGGCGGAAGGTGAAATTGTCGCTCTGCTGGGACGCTCCGGATCTGGTAAATCAACACTGCTCCGTTGTCTCATCGGGCTGATTTCGCCGTCGAGCGGGGAGGTGCGCTACCGCAATCGACCGGTGACCGGTCCGATGCCCGGGATGGCGATGGTGTTCCAGTCCTTTGCGCTCTTCCCGTGGCTGACGGTGCTGGAGAACGTTGAATTGGGACTGGAAACGATGGGAGTGCCAGAGGGGGAGCGCCGTCGGCGGGCGCTGGCCGCAATCGACCTGATCGGTCTCGATGGGTTTGAAAGCGCCTACCCGAAAGAACTGTCGGGCGGCATGCGCCAGCGGGTCGGCTTCGCCCGCGCGCTGGTGACGAACCCCGACGTCTTGCTGATGGACGAGCCGTTCTCAGCACTCGACGTGCTGACGGCGGAAAATCTGCGCACCGAGCTGCTTGATCTCTGGGAAGCGCGGCGCATTCCGACGCAGGCAATTCTGATGGTGACGCATAACATTGAAGAAGCGGTTCTGATGGCTGACCGGGTGCTCATTCTCAGTTCCAACCCCGGACGGATCATCAGCAACGAACCGATCGATCTGCCTCGACCGCGTGATCGCAACGATCCCGCATTTCTCGCCAGGGTCGAGACGATCTATCGGGCAATGACGACGCCAGCAGCGGCATTTGTCGGCGCTGTCGATGTTGAGAGCGATCGCACCAGCCTGGGGATGCGTCTGCCGGAAGCGGAAGTAGCGCAGATCATCGGGCTGATCGAGCAGGTGGAAGCAGGGTCGGAACAGGGGCGCGGCGATCTTCCGGAACTGGCTGCTGGCATGCAACTCGATGCAGACGACCTGTTTCCGCTGATCGATGCAGCCGAGTTGCTGGGTTTTGCGCAGACCCGCGAGGGGGATATCAACCTGTTGCCGGAAGGGGTGAAACTGGCCCGGAGCGACATTCAGGAACGCAAAGTGATCTTTGCCGAACATCTGATGAATCGCGTTCCGCTGGTGGCGCACATCCGGCGCGTCCTCTCCACGCGCCCCGATCACCGCGCGCCGCGTGAGCGATTTCTCACGGAGCTGGAAGATTTTATGGGCGCCGAAGAGGCTGCCAGCACGCTCGATACAGCGATTGAATGGGGGCGCTATGCCGAACTGTTCGAGTATGATGCGCGTGAGGGGCGTCTGCGCCTGCCAGAGAACGGCGGTTGACGCTCACATCGGCATCTTACCCTCTCACGCTCCGCTCCGGGGATAGAACGGCGGATGGGGCAGGCGAAGGGTGCGCCTTCGCCTGCTCTCCATCGGCAGCACGGATCACGCATGCGCTCTGTCCGCCCTCAAGCTGCATAGCGAGAGAGGAGCGCGTGATGTTGAGGATGGATCAGAAGAGGAGCAACCGATGACAACCTCATATGTTCAAACCTGTCAAACGCGCCCGTTCGCTGTGGCGACGCAGTTTGCCGCGTGCGGCGTCGTGTATCGCTGGACAACCAATGCGTTCGTTGAGTTCTTACTGATCAAGAAACGCGGTGACTGGACCCTGCCGAAGGGACAACTCCTGGAAGGCGAACCGGCCGACGTAGCGGCGCTGCGCGAGGTGGCCGAAGAGACGGGATTGCGCGGCGTTTTGCACGGCGAACTGCTGCGGACGCTCTATCCCGTTGTCAAGGGCGGGCAGGTCATCCACAAGCAACTCATATACTTTCTGGTCCGCGTCGTAGATGGAACGGAGCGCCCTCAATTCAACGAGCGTATCACGATGCTGCGCTGGTGCACGCTGATCGCCGCACTCCGCCTGCTCCGTCAGTCCCACCATCGGGTGGCGGTGCTCGCCGCAGCGGAGCGTCTGGCAAGCGATGCGATGGAAGCTGGACATCCGGGCAACCTCTATCGACCCTGAACAGATGAGGACGCTATGAGCCGGAAACGGTTCAGGCGAACGTCCTGACGGTTTATGAAACAGGCGCCGACCGGAATCGCTTGAGGGGAACAATGCCATTGCATGAGCAACGGTATCATACGACGATACACGAGCGGCATCATGGCGACTTTGCGCTAAGATAGTTGTGCAGCGATCTCACCATGCAGAGAGGAGAAAGGCGCCAGATGAACATTGGTCTGGATGTGATGCGACTGATAGGACCTATCGACCCTGTGACGATGGGACGGTTGTTACTGACGATGGTGTTGTGCGGATTGATCGGGATCGAACGTTCTGGGCACGAGCGCGCGAGTGGCTTTCGTCCCCATATTCTGGTCGGATTAGGAGCATGCCTGGTAACCATGGCAGGCGCTTACGGCTTTGCCGAGTTGACAGGAGAGCGTGATGCGTTGCGTGTGGCAAGTTATGTGGTGTCGGGGATAGGGTTCATGGGCGCTGGCGCAATCCTGCGTCATGGCACAACGGTGCGCGGTTTGACGACGGCAGCGACCCTGTGGGGGTGCGCCGGAATAGGAGTCACAGTGGCGACCGGTCTGGGATGGTTAGCTATCTTCGGCACCCTGTTGTTTCTCTTTACATTGACGATCCTTGAGTGGGTCGAGGCGCGCCTGAATTTTGGCGGACCGGTAAGTCGCCTGCGCATCCATCTATACGACGACAACCGCGCTGTCGGCAAGGCGCTCGATGCGCTCGCACGTCTCGGCGCGCCGGTCAAACGCGCCACCGTCCTGCCCGGCGCCGGAACCTCGGCGCTGCTCGATGTCGAACTCACACGGGCGCTCACTGCGGATCAGGCGCCGCTCCTGGCAAAGCAGTTGCTGACGCTCAAAAAGTACGTCGCGCAGGTCGATACAACCGTCGCACCGCTGGATGAACCCGCAGATGACGAGGAGCCGGCGGAAGCGCAGGATGAGAAGGTTGTGCCACTCAACCTGAGCGACGACGATCTTCTGCGTGATCTCAACGATCAGGACGAGAAGGAGAAAACTCCGGCGCCACGCGCCTGAAGCCCTCTCCAGGCGAACGCAACGCACCTGCGGCGTTTGCCCGGCGGAGAATCTCTGGTATAATGGCAATGGCGCGCCCCCGTCGTCTAGAGGCCAAGGACGCCACCCTTTCAAGGTGGAGATCACGGGTTCGAATCCCGTCGGGGGCGCCACGGTCGCATCTTCCTGTCGCCGGAGATGCACCTGTACCTCTCCCGCCCGCTCTCCGACGCGATCCGCTGAGCATTGATCTCGACGCGTATGCCCCGCGTTCGGCGGTTATCCGAAGAAGTCTCAATCGTCGGTATCGCTTAACGCTTCCTCGTGACGCTCAACGCTGCGCTCAACAGGGACGCTGACCGTCATACGCCGCGCGCGGTTGGCGCTCGCGCGCTCGACAACTGCCGCAACAACGATGCTGATGTCGTCGGTCGGTTCGTTCCGATCGAGTTCGAGCGCACGATTGAGGAGCGCCTCTGCCAGCGCCGTAGCCGGTTGATCTGCGTATGTGCACCATCCGGCAAGGTAGTTGCCGAGTTCCATATCAACACCGTAGCGCTCGCCAACCTTCAGCAACCCGTCGGTGAACATAACAATCTGCACCCCGGAGCGCAGCGGTATTTCGCTGATCACCGGCTTCGTCAGCGGATGCAACCCTATCGGAGTCGATGGCTCATTGTGCATCTGCACCTCGCCCGAAGCATCCAGAACGAAGAAGGGCGCCGGATTGTTGCGCGAGACGCGCAGACTGCCGCTGGCAAAATCGATCGAGAGAATATTGAGCGTCGCAGACGCCTGCCCCATGCGGTAGGTGTACAGATAGTCGTGGACAGCGCGCGCCACGACCCCGTCCCGTGCTCCATCTTTGAGTTGGGTAATGGCGCGGGTGGCGATCAGGTTGCTCAACGTCTTGGCGCCACGCCCGCTCCCCTGCCCGTCTACCAGCACGACCGATAAACCGCCTCCGGGTCGTTCGATGACTTCGAGCGTGTCGCCGCTCTCAGAGGCGCCGTAACGCGGCACTTTGGCAACGGCGATGTCGATGTGGATCATAGTTGCACTCACATGGGTATGATGACGAGACGAAAGGTCTTCTGCGAAAAGGTCATTTCACCGCAGAGACGCAGCGGACGCAGCGAGCGATGGATAGAAACCTGCGCGCTCCCGGCGTCCCGGCGGTTTGCAGTTATGTTCCTTTACATTGTAGAACGCTGACTATGTTGCCGCAAGCGAGGAGAGCGGCACACAGAACATTGCACGGTGCATAAGAAAGAGAGAGCCGTTGCAGTGCAACGGCTCCACAACACACGAAAGATGACAGGTTGCCGGTGACAGATGTCGATCCCTAACCCTCAACCGTCTTCAACAGTTCGACGGTTGGCGCGGCAGCCTCTTCGAGTTCTTTCTTGACGTCCATCCAGACCTTCGCCGGGTCTTCGCCCGCAACCGTAATGCGCTCCAACCCCTTGCCGATGATCTGATCGCCGCCGCGTACATAGACGCGCGCCGAGTCCTGCGGACGGGTCTTCGGCAACTGTTCGACCGCCGTGCGGAAGTTGGGGCGCTCGGTAAAATATTTCTGCATACTCTCCGACTGCACCGCTGCCTTGCGCACCGGCATATATCCTGTGCGCTGCGCCCAGTTAATTGTCCACTCCTCACCGGTGGCAAAGGCGATCCACTTCATCGCCGCCTGCTGCTTCTCAGCAGGCAGGCCCGCCAGGATGGCCATACCCGCGCCGCCGGTGCAGCACCCGAAGCCAGCCGGTCCTTCCGGCAGAAAGCCGGTGCCGACCGGGAACTGCGCATTCTTCTCGACGCCTGCCAGCGCAGCAGTGCTCAACATCGCGCTGGCTGACTGACCGGTGACGAAGTCCTGGGTCACGTCCTTCGGCGTGGTTGCCCACTTGTAGGTCTGGGTCGTGTCACGGTAGAAGTTGCCAGCTTTGATGCCGCCCTCTTCGTGGATGCGGATGGTGAAGTCGGGGTCGCTGTAGCGTCCGCCAAACTGCCAGATCACACCCTGGAAGAGCCAGGCGATGTAACTTGCAGCGCCGGGGTGGGCAAATGCGGCGCGTCCCTCTTTGTTGAGTTTCGGCGCCCACTCCATGAATTCGTCCCAGGTCTTCGGCGCACGATCCTCAAGCCCTGCCTCCGCCCAGGCATCCTTGTTGTAGTAGAACAGCGGCGTCGAGCGTGCGAACGGGATCCAGTAGACGGTATTCTTGCGGATGCCTTCGTTGAGCAGCACATCCACGTAGGCTTCGCGCTTGACGCCTTCGGCTGCCATCAGATCGTCGAGCGGCTGCAACTGACCGTTGATATAGAACGAGAACCACCAGACATCCGAGAGCAGGCTGACGTCCGGCGTCTGGCGCGCCTGAACCGCAGCGGTCAACTTCTGCGCCGTCTCTTCGTAGTTGCCCTGGAACTGGTAGTTGACTTTGACATCCTGCTGCATGCTGTTGAAGGCTTCGACAGTCGCCTGCTCCGCCTCACCGAGTACGCCGCTGAATGACCCCCAGTAGGTGATTTCGACCGTTGAACCCATTGCGCCCTGGGGCATTGCAGTGGGTGGCGCCGCTGTGGGTTGCGCTGGCGCCGCTGTGGGTTCGGTCGTCGTGCCGCCGCCGCAGGCTGCCAGCGTCAGCGCACCGGCGCCAGCCGCCACACCGCGCAGGAATTGTCGTCGGTTGATCGTTGCCATGGACTCCTCTCTCCTCTCGTCAGCATCTGTGTTCGGGATTGACGCCTGATACGACCGGTGCAATCGACGCACGGCTGCACCGGTCATCTCAACCCTCAATCCCTCCACCTGCAATGTGCCATCGCCCGTGGGAGAGGTTGCGATGCAACGGCGCAACTTTTCCCACCTGCAACCTTCCACCTTTGCCCGTGCAACGTGCAACGTGCAACCCCGCTCACCGCTACCCCTTCACTGCTCCGGCTGCGATACCTTCGACGATGTAGCGTTGCGCCCAGACGAACAACAGCACAACCGGCAGTACAACGAACATCGTACCTGCCATTACCACACCCCAGCGCGCCAGTCCTTCCTGATCGAGCAGGCGCGCCACGCCGATCGGCAGGGTGCGCATGTCTTCCGTGCTGGTGATGATCAGGGGCCAGAGAAATTCGTTCCACTCGTTGACGACTGCGAACAGACCGGTTGTGACCAGCGCCGGCATCGCCAGTGGTATCGCAATCGCCCACAGACGCCGCATATGACCT
Encoded here:
- a CDS encoding ABC transporter ATP-binding protein; this encodes MAMTLIPKTTAGVGKTILSVRNLRKLFKTPEGNDLLVLDNINLDLAEGEIVALLGRSGSGKSTLLRCLIGLISPSSGEVRYRNRPVTGPMPGMAMVFQSFALFPWLTVLENVELGLETMGVPEGERRRRALAAIDLIGLDGFESAYPKELSGGMRQRVGFARALVTNPDVLLMDEPFSALDVLTAENLRTELLDLWEARRIPTQAILMVTHNIEEAVLMADRVLILSSNPGRIISNEPIDLPRPRDRNDPAFLARVETIYRAMTTPAAAFVGAVDVESDRTSLGMRLPEAEVAQIIGLIEQVEAGSEQGRGDLPELAAGMQLDADDLFPLIDAAELLGFAQTREGDINLLPEGVKLARSDIQERKVIFAEHLMNRVPLVAHIRRVLSTRPDHRAPRERFLTELEDFMGAEEAASTLDTAIEWGRYAELFEYDAREGRLRLPENGG
- a CDS encoding NUDIX hydrolase, coding for MTTSYVQTCQTRPFAVATQFAACGVVYRWTTNAFVEFLLIKKRGDWTLPKGQLLEGEPADVAALREVAEETGLRGVLHGELLRTLYPVVKGGQVIHKQLIYFLVRVVDGTERPQFNERITMLRWCTLIAALRLLRQSHHRVAVLAAAERLASDAMEAGHPGNLYRP
- a CDS encoding MgtC/SapB family protein, which encodes MNIGLDVMRLIGPIDPVTMGRLLLTMVLCGLIGIERSGHERASGFRPHILVGLGACLVTMAGAYGFAELTGERDALRVASYVVSGIGFMGAGAILRHGTTVRGLTTAATLWGCAGIGVTVATGLGWLAIFGTLLFLFTLTILEWVEARLNFGGPVSRLRIHLYDDNRAVGKALDALARLGAPVKRATVLPGAGTSALLDVELTRALTADQAPLLAKQLLTLKKYVAQVDTTVAPLDEPADDEEPAEAQDEKVVPLNLSDDDLLRDLNDQDEKEKTPAPRA
- a CDS encoding PP2C family protein-serine/threonine phosphatase: MIHIDIAVAKVPRYGASESGDTLEVIERPGGGLSVVLVDGQGSGRGAKTLSNLIATRAITQLKDGARDGVVARAVHDYLYTYRMGQASATLNILSIDFASGSLRVSRNNPAPFFVLDASGEVQMHNEPSTPIGLHPLTKPVISEIPLRSGVQIVMFTDGLLKVGERYGVDMELGNYLAGWCTYADQPATALAEALLNRALELDRNEPTDDISIVVAAVVERASANRARRMTVSVPVERSVERHEEALSDTDD
- a CDS encoding ABC transporter substrate-binding protein, which codes for MATINRRQFLRGVAAGAGALTLAACGGGTTTEPTAAPAQPTAAPPTAMPQGAMGSTVEITYWGSFSGVLGEAEQATVEAFNSMQQDVKVNYQFQGNYEETAQKLTAAVQARQTPDVSLLSDVWWFSFYINGQLQPLDDLMAAEGVKREAYVDVLLNEGIRKNTVYWIPFARSTPLFYYNKDAWAEAGLEDRAPKTWDEFMEWAPKLNKEGRAAFAHPGAASYIAWLFQGVIWQFGGRYSDPDFTIRIHEEGGIKAGNFYRDTTQTYKWATTPKDVTQDFVTGQSASAMLSTAALAGVEKNAQFPVGTGFLPEGPAGFGCCTGGAGMAILAGLPAEKQQAAMKWIAFATGEEWTINWAQRTGYMPVRKAAVQSESMQKYFTERPNFRTAVEQLPKTRPQDSARVYVRGGDQIIGKGLERITVAGEDPAKVWMDVKKELEEAAAPTVELLKTVEG